CGGTCGAACTTGTTGATGGCCACGACGTCGGCGAAGTCCAGCATGTCGATCTTCTCGAGCTGGGAGCTCGCCCCGAACTCGGGCGTCATGACGTACAGGGAGACGTCGCTGAAGGGGACGATCGCGGCGTCGCCCTGCCCGATGCCGGGAGTCTCGACGATCACCAGGTCGTTGCCGGCGGCCCGGCACACGGTGATCACGTCGGCGAGGTGCTCGGGCAGCTCGTGGGAGCCGCGCGTGGCCAGCGAGCGGAAGAACACCTGGCCGCCGCCGAGGCTGTTCATGCGGATCCGGTCGCCGAGCAGCGCGCCGCCGCCCCTGCGCCGGGTCGGGTCCACGGCGATGACCGCGACCCTGACCTTGTCCTCGTAGTCGACGCGCAGCCTGCGGATCAGCTCGTCGGTGAGCGAGGACTTGCCCGAGCCGCCCGTGCCGGTGATGCCGAGCACGGGCACGTGGCGGGCGTCCGCCGCCGCCCGCAGCGCCTCCAGGTACGCGGCGTCCGCCCGCCCGGCCTCGACGAAGGTGACGGCCCTGGCCACGGCCCGCTGGTCGCCGGTCTGGACGGCCGGGGGCTCGGCGCCCTCGGTCAGGTCGACGTCGCACGCCTCGATGATCGTGTTGATCATCCCGGCCAGGCCCAGCCGGTGGCCGTCCTCGGGGGAGAAGATCTTGGCGACGCCGTGCCGCTCCAGCCCGGCGATCTCGTCGGGGACGATCACGCCGCCGCCCCCGCCGTACACCTTGACGTGCCCGGCGCCGCGCTCGCGCAGCAGGTCGACCAGGTAGGTGAAGTACTCGACGTGACCGCCCTGGTAGGAGCTGACCGCCACGGCCTGGGCGTCCTCCTGGATCGCGGCCGTGACGACCTCGTCCACCGAGCGGTCGTGGCCGAGGTGGATGACCTCGGCGCCCTGGGACTGCAGGATGCGCCGCATGATGTTGATCGCGGCGTCGTGCCCGTCGAACAGGGCGGCCGCGGTGACCACCCGCACGGGGTTTGCAGGTACGTGCACCGGCGCTCCTCAGTAAGTTACTTGGACGTCCTAGTAAATTGTAGGACGTCCAAGTATCAACCTGTAGCCCGGATGGCCTTCCGTCGCCGCCCCGCCGCCCGCCGTCCATTCCGCGGCCACCGCGGGACGCGCCCGGCCGGCGTGGGCTCCGGCGTCGTGCACCTGCGGCGCTCCGGCCGTGCACCCCTCTTCCGGGTGGTGCCGAAAGTCTGGAGCGCGCCGACTTAAGTCGCCTGATGCGCAGGGGCGGGCGCCGCGCCGGGCCGCGCGGGTTAGATTCTGCGCATGTCCCCCTCGGAGGCCGCACGGCAGGACGGCGCCCCGCGCCACCGCTGGCTGCTGCCCGGCTCCGTCGCCGAGGCCTGGGAACCCGAGGCCGGCGCCGGCGGGCGGCGCGTCCGCCGCACCACGCGCGACTGGATCGTCGACGTGGCCGCGTTCCTGCTGGCCATCGCCGCCGCCATCGTCACCGTGGCGATGCGCGTCGAGACCTCGCCCGCGCTGCCGGAGGAACTGCTGGCCCTGGACCAGCTCACCGGCGCCCTCGGCTGCGCGGCGCTGTGGCTGCGCCGCAGGTGGCCGGTCGGCCTGGCCGTGGCCCTGACGCTGGCCGGGACCTACTCGGAGTTCGTCGCGGGCGCGATGATCGTGGCGCTGTTCACCGTCGCGGTGCACCGCCCGCTGCGCGTCGTCGCCGGCATCGGCGTGCTGTCGGTGGTGACGACCTTCGGATACGCCGTCCTGCGCCCCGAGCCGGACATGCCGGGCTTCGTCGTCGTGGCCTTCGGCGTCACCGTCGCCGCGGCCGCCGTCGGCTGGGGCATGTTCGTCCGCGCCCAGCGCCGGCTCATGCTGTCGCTGCGCGAACGGGTGGACCGGGCCGAGACCGAGGCGCGCCTGCGCGCCGAACAGGGACGGCTGCGCGCCGAGCAGGCCCAGCGCGAGGCGCGCGAGCAGATCGCCCGCGAGATGCACGACATGCTCGGCC
This portion of the Sphaerisporangium krabiense genome encodes:
- a CDS encoding sensor histidine kinase produces the protein MSPSEAARQDGAPRHRWLLPGSVAEAWEPEAGAGGRRVRRTTRDWIVDVAAFLLAIAAAIVTVAMRVETSPALPEELLALDQLTGALGCAALWLRRRWPVGLAVALTLAGTYSEFVAGAMIVALFTVAVHRPLRVVAGIGVLSVVTTFGYAVLRPEPDMPGFVVVAFGVTVAAAAVGWGMFVRAQRRLMLSLRERVDRAETEARLRAEQGRLRAEQAQREAREQIAREMHDMLGHRLSLLSVHAGALEFNPEAPREQVARAAAVIRESAHQALQELREVIGVLRAPTGALTGTSGAADPDRPQPTLAGLPRLIEESRQAGMRVTLLDEVGDPRAAPAAVGRTAYRVAQEGLTNARKHAPGADVLVRVSGGPGDGLTVELRNPLPARGGAGTGIPGAGRGLIGLAERATLAGGRLASGPLASGEFRVLAWLPWPS